The following proteins are encoded in a genomic region of Triticum dicoccoides isolate Atlit2015 ecotype Zavitan chromosome 1B, WEW_v2.0, whole genome shotgun sequence:
- the LOC119324441 gene encoding mitogen-activated protein kinase 14-like, whose translation MDFFTEYGEGNRYKIEEVIGKGSYGVVCSALDTHTGEKVAIKKINDIFEHVSDATRILREIKLLRLLRHPDIVEIKHILLPPSRREFKDIYVVFELMESDLHQVIKANDDLTPEHYQFFLYQLLRGLKYIHTANVFHRDLKPKNILANADCKLKICDFGLARVAISDTPTAIFWTDYIATRWYRAPELCGSFFSKYTPAIDIWSIGCIFAELLTGKPLFPGKNVVHQLDIITDLLGTPAPETIARIRNEKARRYLSSMRRKKPVPFTQKFPNADPLALNLLERMLAFDPKYRPSAEEALADLYFKNIASVDREPSAQPITKLEFEFERRRITKDDIRELIYREILEYHPNMLREFLEGAEPTNFMYPSAVDHFKKQFTFLEEHYAKGSTAAPPERQHNSLPRPSVIYSDNRPQGSDSRPQGAANITDDLSRCIIRDNAQKPRRDPASVGANRVPQGAAVARPGKVVGSALRYGNCSTSGTEQYEQRRVITSQGIVPNGVPSGSSYPRRNNTCKSETGEAERIDVSQAVPPKPYTGNKLPATVDGRNGHW comes from the exons ATGGACTTTTTTACCGAGTATGGCGAGGGAaacagatacaagatagaagaggtTATAGGAAAAGGGAGTTATGGCGTGGTCTGCTCTGCTTTGGATACTCACACGGGTGAGAAAGTTGCTATCAAGAAGATAAACGACATCTTTGAACATGTGTCTGATGCGACACGGATACTCCGCGAGATCAAGTTGCTTAGGCTCCTAAGACACCCTGATATTGTGGAAATAAAAcatattctacttcctccgtcGAGGAGAGAGTTCAAGGATATATACGTTGTTTTCGAACTCATGGAGTCTGATTTGCACCAAGTTATAAAGGCGAATGATGACTTGACTCCAGAACATTATCAGTTTTTCTTGTATCAGTTGCTCCGAGGATTGAAATACATACATACAG CAAATGTATTTCATCGAGATCTCAAACCAAAGAATATCTTGGCTAATGCTGATTGTAAGCTCAAAATATGTGACTTCGGTCTTGCAAGGGTAGCTATAAGTGATACTCCAACCGCCATATTTTGGACG GATTATATCGCAACAAGGTGGTACCGAGCACCTGAGCTATGTGGATCTTTTTTCTCCAAG TACACACCAGCAATAGATATATGGAGTATTGGATGTATATTTGCGGAACTTCTAACTGGCAAACCTCTTTTTCCTGGGAAAAATGTGGTGCATCAACTTGATATAATCACAGATCTACTGGGAACGCCTGCTCCAGAAACAATTGCTAGG ATTCGAAATGAGAAGGCCAGACGCTACTTGAGCAGTATGAGGCGGAAAAAGCCTGTACCGTTTACACAGAAGTTTCCGAATGCAGATCCACTTGCATTAAATTTGTTAGAGAGAATGCTAGCATTTGATCCAAAATACCGgccaagtgctgaagag GCTCTTGCTGATCTTTATTTCAAGAACATAGCTAGTGTGGATAGGGAGCCTTCTGCACAGCCCATTACTAAGCTCGAGTTTGAGTTTGAGAGACGAAGAATTACGAAGGACGACATAAGGGAACTCATATACAGAGAAATTCTGGAATATCATCCAAACATGCTGAGGGAATTCCTTGAGGGGGCAGAGCCAACTAATTTCATGTACCCAAG TGCAGTAGATCATTTCAAAAAGCAATTCACATTCCTTGAAGAGCATTATGCAAAGGGATCAACAGCAGCGCCGCCTGAGAGGCAACATAATTCATTACCAAG GCCGAGTGTTATCTATTCGGATAATCGGCCACAGGGTTCAGATAGCCGACCACAGGGTGCTGCCAACATTACGGATGATCTTTCCAGGTGTATAATCAGAGATAATGCACAAAAGCCACGCAGAGATCCTGCTTCAGTTGGTGCAAACAGAGTTCCTCAAG GTGCTGCTGTCGCAAGGCCTGGTAAAGTGGTTGGTTCGGCACTTCGTTATGGTAACTGTTCAACATCTGGTACTGAGCAATATGAACAGCGAAGGGTCATCACAAGCCAAGGAATTGTTCCAAACGGCGTTCCTTCAGGCAGCTCATACCCTAGAAGAAATAACACCTGCAAGAGTGAAACAGGTGAAGCTGAAAGGATCGACGTGAGCCAAGCCGTGCCACCAAAGCCATATACCGGAAATAAACTACCTGCAACTGTGGATGGCCGCAATGGGCACTGGTAG